A region of the Fundulus heteroclitus isolate FHET01 unplaced genomic scaffold, MU-UCD_Fhet_4.1 scaffold_349, whole genome shotgun sequence genome:
ttaccACAAACAGTTATTGATCGTCATCTTGTCTAAATAAACCCAGTGTTAGAACACAGCAGGTGTTGCAACCCACTGGGTCCAAACATTCACCAAAATGGGAAAGGGACAAAGTGAACAAAAATGCGAGCTACTCAAGAACTTACATGTAAAGATTGGAAAGTTGTTGAGAAAGAGGATAAAGCAGCAATTGTGCCCTTATgttattagataaaaaaaaggtacaacTTCAATGGCAAACTATCCACTTCTGGCATAAACGAACTacaggaaaaaattaaattaaaatgcaaaaacaaggagaagcaaatgGCAAAAGAAGGTCTTGCCCAGACCCAAGTCTGGATAAAAACAGCAGGACCCACTCTgatcaaatttaacatttagctacatgggtaaaataatacaattcaggtttaagaggtgacttaacaaacagaaaatagctaaaattccaGAAGGCTATCATTAATAAATCGGGAAATTTAAAGGGGAAATACAGAGCAACACTCTGGGAGTTTTTTAGAACAAGGAGGTttcgtataaaaaaaaaaaaaagagggagacgTCTCGCAGAACACtacgcgcaagctgtctgtctgtcttgtataacatattgtgtctgtggaaatgagatcattttgtttgagtgagtgggggagagactgcttggatccgcggagATTGATGTCTGTGCGCAAATGGGTTTTTGTgtgtaagtctgtgtgtgtagaTTTGTGCGTATGACAGAGCTGAGAATAGCAACTGAAGCGTAAGAGAATTACGATGCATTTGATTGAAACTGGGgataaaggttttgtttttgtgttatttgggtGCCTAATTATGGAGTACAGTTAACCAGAGCCGTGGGGAAAGTATTCAGTTACACTATTAATGCACGAAGCTTGTATTTGACAATGGATTCATGACAGCTGTAAAAATAATAGAGTAGGGtctttttatattataatgttaTAACTTTATTAACTTGGCATGTGGGGAGATTATATGGGAGAAGTGGAGCTGGATGGAATATGTGTAGGGGAGACTTTTTACACTGATCTGAGGCGAACCTCGGGGGGACAGTTTGACCTAAagcaggacaatagatatgataaacaaacctgaccatgatttaaacatctgaatgtgttgGACGAAGAATTAACGGTTCCTGGTGACACCCCCAGGAACAACACGTTATTAGAAACACCCATCAACCATGCGCGTCATCTGTTACTACACCTACAGCTCCAACATCGCTGAAAACAGCCGAGGATTGGTCACTGATAGTTGATATGTCCCGCCTGCTGCTCAGGGCGCAGCCCTCCCCTCTAGAGACAGACTTGCTGTCTCTGCATTTGACAAACTTAGGGACCGCTCAGGAATATGTGTTTGAGAAAGagagtaaataataaatgaataataaaacttatatctgtgtttaggagttaaaaaatatttcagcatgaaatatttatttattcactcatTTGTTTATAAATTGTGTAAACATCAAGGCGTTATGATTTGTGATTTAGCTCATTATTGGCTATAATTcatcattttatggcaccagaatgttgtcattccaattctgaaaagtacctaaaaagaaaaatagtttttgtttaagcataattttaactagtgtggtttattgcaaaagtgcatattaaaattcccaaatgagcttttatactttcagaaataaaaagatagaatacgagattaattgaaattaaaattttaatagttTGAAAGCCCTAGTTTAAATATAATACACTAGACTTAAATCTGGTTGATCTAAGGAAAGCAGGAATTAGCTCACTAACAACTTCTGCTAATTGTAGGTCTAGGAATCACCAGTTAgcagaaacaaaagttaaaagttaaaaaggaACTTAAAGCTGTTTGGTAAAAGTACAACCCGGTTGATTAGACAGATTTTATCAGCCCTACGTCTAGTCATGTatcagttttacagttatcctcagatggagttgctgatgtttaagaatttatgaagaatgttactggtttaaattgttttaccacagaagttaaactttgcagagcgacagaaatcaacaggaacaaaaaaggatttggaaAAAATTAAAGGGCAGATCCCAAAGTATTTCTTTAATGTAAACACATTCTCTAAATTAGATAATTTGATGGCGAGCATCATGACTGTCAAGCTTTAGCCGAACAGACAGCCAAAAGCAGGGCTGATCTGAAGGACGTTCCCCTGACTGAGGGAGAAACATTGTTTGTAGATGGCTCATCCAAAAAGGATgacaaaggcaaaacaagaactgGCTACTCTGTAGTCACCGCTGACACAgtaataaaagcttttttctttgCCACAGCACTACTCTGCCCAAGCTGCAGAATTAGTGGCCTTGACTGAGGCCTGTaaactcataaaaaaataaaaataaaaaaaaagaaactacaaATGTCTGACAGCCTAAAATGGACCCCTGAAGCAGAAGAAGCCTTCTGCAGCATTAAGCAGGCCCTAGTAAGCAGCTGCACGCTTGCTCTGCCTGATTACAACAAACAGTTCATCCTGGTTAACGGACGGTGAAGGTTACCTGCTTCAACAGTGCTTGAACGGCAACCTTTAACTGTCTCAAAGGCCCCAACATTTAAAGCAGCTGTTTCTACTCCGCTTTCCGTCCCGAAGCTGAAACTTTAGGCACCGCCAGCTACGTTTGATCCTCCGCTTCGCCTGAGAGCTAACCTGCTTGTTTTGCTAACAACGCAACCAAGAGCGACGACCTCCTCAAAAGACGAACCATGACTTCCCAGGTGAGACACAACTTCCATCAGGACTGCGAGGCTGCCATCAACAGGCAGATCAACCTGGAGCTGTACGCCTCCTACGTCTACCTGTCCATGGGTTACTACTTTGACCGGGATGATCAGGCATTGCACAACTTTGCCAAGTTCTTCCGTCATCAGTCCCATGAGGAGCGTGAGCATGCTGAAAAGCTGATGAAGCTGCAGAACCAGAGGGGAGGAAGGATTTTCCTGCAGGACGTCAAGAAGCCAGACAGGGATGAGTGGGGCAGTGGTGTCGAGGCTCTTGAATGTGCCCTGCAGCTTGAGAAGAGTGTGAACCAGTCGCTGCTGGACTTGCACAAGCTTTGCTCCACTCACAATGACCCACATTTGTGCGACTTCATTGAGACTCACTACCTTGATGAGCAGGTGAAGTCTATCAAAGAGCTGGGAGACTGGGTGAGCAACCTGCGGCGCATGGGAGCTCCTCAGAACGGCATGGCGGAGTACCTGTTTGACAAACACACTCTCGGCAAAGAGAGCAGCTAAATCCGTCCAGAACTCCATTAGAAAGTCTTCTGTCTGGGGACATTAGTATCTTGCTTTCAGAAACTTAGAAATAAGCCTTTTGCATGAAATTGCTCATTCATTGTTCAACAGTTACTATAGAAACCTTTTGGCTTTGTTGTAGTTCCTGCATGTTTTGCTGTCTTGTTGAAGACAAAGTGTTAACCAAACCAAATAAATCCAACCCTCTggattctcaaaaaaaaaaagccagagaaCCAAGAAGAGTGGGCTACTACAATCCTAAACCTTCCCAAATTATGAAACTATTACAAAATCCATGTAAAGCGTCGAAAGATGACAAAAGAACTGAAGAGCTATATTTTTGTTATCAGAATAATAAGATCCGGACTGTGATTAGTTTTAATAAAGACCAATTCAAGATAGGAGgatctttaaattttctgaaacTGGCTGGTTTTCCAAAAGGTTTATGGGTGGTATTTATCGTCAGGAAAATAGTATTACTGGCATCAGTTAGTTTCacctttcctttccactgtctggCAATGTTACTCGTACCATATGTGTTTTGTCTCCACGTATGATCTGTTGtctcaaacacattttcccaATTGTGCCCTGTCTGTTTCATTCCTGTGCCATCTAAATACCATTTGTAACCTTTCCAATCAGAAGCTTTGTAACCTCCTATCTTGAATTGGTCTTTATTAAAACTAATCACAGTCCGGATCTTATTATTCTGATAACAAAAATATAGCTCTTCAGTTCTTTTGTCATCTTTCGACGCTTTACATGGATTTTGTAATAGTTTCATAATTTGGGAAGGTTTAGGATTGTAGTAGCCCACTCTTCTTGGttctcagtttcttttttttttttttttttttttttttttttttttttttttacatccattATAACGTTCAGAGATTAggtaataaaacagaacaaggtTTTGCAGCCATCCATGAACAACTGTCAGCTACCTCTATAATGGCTTTCCAGAACAGAATTGCTGTTTATATGCTCCTAGCAGAAAAAGGAGGCGTCTGTGCCATCTTTGGAGAACAGTGTTGTACCTTTATTCCAAATAACACTGCGGCAGATGGCAGCTTGACAAAGGCCCTAGAAGGCCTCCGTTCCTTAAACAGCAAAATGAAAGACCATTCTGGAGTTGATACATCTATGTGGGATGGCTTTGGAGAAGTGTTTGGAAAATACAAACAGCTAGTGGTATCAATTTTAATGTCTATTGCTGTGTTTGCAGCTATTCTGACCTTATGTGGATGTTGTTGTATTCCGTGTTTAAGAGCATTATGCACTAGAGTGATAACAACAGCCATACAGCCCGTAAAAGAGGAAATGTATGCGCTGCTTGCAACTGAAAAATCATCAGCTGATTCTGAAAATGAAGACGAAGAGACATCTCTTAATTTTCCAGACCTGTATCCTGATCCCGACGACTGTGACGACCTCTGGGTGTAACCTTTAAGTTGTGAATGAATTTATGGTTGAAAATCTGACAAGAAGAGACCAATAGAGGATGAAACATAGCTtaaagtgaataaacaggagggtaatgttggatttattatagttattctacttttaatctATATTCTAGTTATATTATGTTTCACTTATAACAACTAAATCACTATGCAAtcttatattttactaataacattcttgatcatttacaatattatattatacttattaCTGAAGTGTTATTTCTCCTTATATCAGAACACAAGCATGCGAGCAGTTGCAGGTTGCACCCAATTGTATCTTGCAGCTGCCTGTGGAAGATAAAGAAGTTACTCCCATAACAATGAATGCTGTTGTTGTGTATTGGTTCCCTGCCTAATAGATTTCAACTGGTTTGTTCCCCTTCCCTCAGCAGTTGAAATCCTGTGTAACTAGGGCGttccaattttcaataaaaagcctggcgagcggagactgcttcagagtggtttgGAGGATTGTAAACTGAGCAATCTCCGAGCCCTCTCCTTGCAAGATAAACATAACTgattctctgtgtcttctttgtgcaggttgctgaataagatgtttggtgtttaaaccCAACAGTTCCATCTGCTGAAGAACTAGGACAGCGTTTCAGAAGCACACCATCAGGCCTACagtcaaacacggtggtggcagtgtgatggtctgggtgcttctgcttcttctggACCTGGAGGACTTGCTAGAACTGAAGGAagcatgaattctgctctttgACAGAAAATCCTGGAGAAGAAAGTCCTGAAGCAGTTCTGGACCTTAGACTCAAGCTGactgaggttctgcagcagagcaATGATCCAAAGCTCAGCAGCAAAGCCAGGGATGAAGGTtgtggagtggcctagtcaaagtctggagctaaagctgactgagatgctgtggcctgaccttaaacaggctgttcatgctggaaaagccTCCAATGTGTCTGAATGAAAAAGTTCTGCAAAGCAGAGCGGGTCCAAACTGGTCCAGCTGATGGAAAAGACTGATTAGCAGTTGTCAGAACCACTTGATGGCAGCTGCTGCCGCCATGGCTTGAAGCAGAAATAACACAAGAATGACTTTCAAACGACTTTCTGGATCTACtcaggttctgtttgtctgacattaaaattcatttgatgatctgaaaagtTTCCATGTGACAAAAACTAGAAGAAATCCAACAAATTCTTTAGATTTCTGTGGAAAACGTCTGAagactgagagcaaagtggaagcaAAGTCAGATTGCTGGTTTGTTGCTCAAAGGTTGGCAGTAAAGCAGATTATTCTGATTAGTGCGGATGAAGCCTCCAGCTGTCTGCCCTTCATCCTGCTCCATGCTGCCATCACACAGGAACAAGACACCAAAGATCATGTGAACTCCTTGGCTGGAGGCAGAGACTCATCCCTAACCTGGAggcaacaaaatacagcaaGTCCTTTCTGTCAACTTTGAATTGACAGCTTGATGGATTCAAAATCTGGCCCAGATCAAATCCATCATTTCTGAGCCTAATTTATGACCTTCTGAGCCTTTTCTCCCTGATGCTCTCCCACATATAACTGCAGCCCTAACCGTGGCCTTAGTGGCTTTTCTGGGCATTTTaggagacacatggagacaaaGTAGCTCATCATGGTGAAGTGGAGCAAAAGGAAACTAGTTGTTTGTTTCTTCGTGGGAAAGTTTTGGAGAATCTCTTTCTGCTGCCGTTCTAAAGGCTTTACAGGAGGAATCTGATCTGCTGGCTTTCAGTCCACAAACACATCAACTAACTTCTTGGTGATCTCTTTAGTTTTCAGCTTTAAAGTTGATTCAAAGCTGTTAAAGCTGAAGAACATTTGCTCAGATGCAGCAATGGAGAAAATCAAAGCTTTTCTTCTTGGACTGTTTCAAACTAATGAGTCttcaaagaaatctgcagcacatttaATCTTCACTTTTATTAGATGGAGTTATTCAGGGGGAAAAGTTTCCACTAATggatgtgctgctttgtgttgatctgccaAATCAAATGGCAGTAAAATCAGCAGAGTTTGTGGTGGTCAGCTGGTCAGCTGCTAAAAAGACTTtaatggggtgtgaatactttagcctGTAGGGGCCTGTAGTGGAAGTCAGTTTGCTAGCAGGACTctgcagcagctgatggatgttgagcagctgatgtgtggatgaaaagccAGAGAAAATGAAGGTGCTCAGCTTTGAGAAAGCTGTGAAAACTTTGCTAGCAGCAgaatttgctgctgctgctgctgtatttTAGGAAGAGAAGAGCTGCAGCTCTAGCAGCCCTAATGTCAGAGAAAAGTCCATCTTTAATGCAGCAACTAGAAATCTCTGCTGGTGGGAGTCAGAGGAAGCTGCAAGCTGGCAGCTTGTAGAATGGCAAGCAAAGTAACATGGAGGGAGGCTCTGAGAAATGTTTCCATCCTTCAGCTTTTCTAGCCCACTTCCAGCAGCTCAACATGAAGCCAGATGGAGATTTGGCCAAAGAGCCGAGCGCTTGTCATTGTTGATCATTTAGAGATCAGACTGTGAGGACAtgacagagctgcagtcatcagagcccagcagaaagcagcagaagccagagaagaagcagcagccatGCTTGTGTTGTGGATCAAGGTAGCGTGCTCCATGTTTGGCTCATTAAAGCAGAAGCTTCAGAAGCAGACAATGGGCCACTACTGCACTTTACAAGTTTACAGTCCTAGCAGAGTTTCCTTTAAAGACCTTTGGCTTCCAGGCGCTTCTTTCTGGAGGAGTGGCACCCTGGAGCGGGTGGGCTCAGGAAGCCCACTGCAGCTTGGTGACTAGAAGCCACTTTCTAGCAGTGACTTCTGTGCTGCTGCTCGCTtggcctttaactttttcatctgCAAAGCTGAACAAGGATCAGATGTGCGCTGAGTCTGGACTCACATCTTGACTGAGAACGCTGCAAATGCTGCGCTGAAAGCACAACTTTGGCTCTTTTCTGGACCCAGGGACAAGATTTGCTCCTCAGCGCTGAACCTGACCTacatggtgggggggggggggggggggtccctgTGGGCTGCCGTACTCCTCCCCTTCTACCTGTCCTTGGTCCAAGCCGTCCTGATGATTGTCCTTCCAGCGCTTCAGGCAGCTCTGCAGGGCCAAGGGACAGAAGTGATCTCTGCAAGAAGTAGAAAGTCACCTTCTGCATGTGGAAAAGTTGGAGCCTTTAGCATGCAGAAGTTTGAAGAATCAGTCTTTGTTCCCAGAAAGCCGTAGTggagcaaaaacacacaaagacaatgagtgcagaagagcagctgcaaaaaggcctcaaagaaagtgaaaagaagaaaagagcagcagcagcaggagtccgGGTGGCCAGCAGAGCAGCACAGCCACAATTTTCCATCTCAAGCCATGAACTTTAAAGCCAGATAGGATCATGTTTAGCTTTGAAGGGCTCCACAAGCCATCAGAAtcaaagcagaagcagaagcaggagctcaGCTACTTTTAGCTACTTTGTAGACGGCATTCTGGGAGAAAGAAGAGTTTTCATCCACTTTTTTCCACTCTTGCTGCTCATGTGCATTAATGTGCCACCATGAGAGACGAggggaagcttctgcttctgctgctcacacgctgcactctggactccccagcagaagagaaaacagactcTGCAATAGTTAGAAAAGCACTTCTCACTAACTTTGCAGCTGCACACCTTGCAGAGGGAAAAAGGCCtgaaaaaagaggcaaagcagCCACTTGTTCCATCCTCTGATGATtagaaatgaaagcaggaaaatctGCAAAGTGCTTCTTTAGGATCCTGTTCTACGGCTGCAGCTTCTAGCTGCTAAATATCTGAAGACACTTTGGCTTCAGCAGCTTGTGGAGAGCAGCTCtaaaggaaactttctcactaTGGGGGCTTTATTTTCTGCTGGAACTTTGCTGCTTTTAGCAGCTTTCTGTCCTCCAACACTTGATGCTCAGACCAGAAGCTTAGCTCTGCTTGCTCCCAGCTCAGAGGATGAAGGACGTTTGAAGGTGAAGACGTGACTTTATGGACATGTTGATGGAAATCAAGGACTATTGTgaatgaaggaggaggagatggctgGTCTTGATGACTCAGCATTTCTTGGATCCTtgcagggagaagagcagcagTCTGTGGAAGATGTTCAATGTGTTCTAAGcagacagagaaatgttctCTTCTAGATGTGGCTGACTAGAGGCAGCCTTCAAGAGCCACTCCCCGACTGAAGCCTGCAGCTTTCCTTTCTGCCTAGCGCTCTCTGTGCTCCTCAGCCttggctctctctctcagactaAACACAATCAGGAGGGATTGAAGACTTTTGTCAGGCTGGCAGCACACAAACTTTTGGAACTTTTCTATCTGAGCAACACATGATtgatttgctcctttaaatagtcACAGTCATGCTGGGCTCtgggaggtcaaaggtcagctaGGTGCCAGCAGGGAAATCCTGATGGCCAAGTTGCTGAatctttgcagcttttccatctttttctgccTGCGTTCAGTTCAGATGATCTTTTAGTTGCTTCCTGCAGAGATGTGAACGTTCCACCATGATTCCTGTCTGattccagcagagcagcaacacacatgatgctttaaagccaaactgaagaggcagatgcagacaggaaggattGCTGGCTGCAGTTAGTTGCTGTggacagcaggtggcgctgctgcatGGCCCACAGAGGGAgagcagcagcgccacctgcagggacacatgaagagcagcctgaagctgagctgggagacatgaagctttaacatctgctgaactcttcagctcctctttccCTCAC
Encoded here:
- the LOC118559842 gene encoding ferritin, heavy subunit, with the translated sequence MTSQVRHNFHQDCEAAINRQINLELYASYVYLSMGYYFDRDDQALHNFAKFFRHQSHEEREHAEKLMKLQNQRGGRIFLQDVKKPDRDEWGSGVEALECALQLEKSVNQSLLDLHKLCSTHNDPHLCDFIETHYLDEQVKSIKELGDWVSNLRRMGAPQNGMAEYLFDKHTLGKESS